One stretch of Thermoflexus sp. DNA includes these proteins:
- a CDS encoding M20 family metallopeptidase — MDLMENLESFLQDLLARLIAIPSPSGEEGALIAFLESWFRERGFPVARFPVPDHPWPDLLIHPQPCPRLLIIAHLDTVPPRAHPHPYEAIERDGRIYGLGSADVKGGLAALMAALALLGSERLAGSPVSIALTVDEENMGRGAEALARACRPEAVLAIEPTDLTIRIAEAGTMELELEIQGQPAHGSVVEKGRNAIREALEILRELESLPSIQAQHPWIGRGAVTPLFIHGGERALVIPDRCALHLDIRWLPGIPRETLVGEIESVLARHPASWRILDLSPPFETPPEAPAVQMLAAALTEAGLPVRFSGMPSWTDAEPFARYGAQAVVFGPGTLALAHTPEEHIPLLELLQAARVFFSLLQRAVA; from the coding sequence ATGGATCTCATGGAGAACCTGGAATCTTTCCTGCAGGACCTGCTCGCCCGGCTGATCGCGATCCCCTCGCCCAGCGGCGAGGAAGGCGCCCTGATCGCCTTCCTGGAGAGCTGGTTCCGGGAGCGCGGCTTTCCCGTCGCGCGCTTCCCAGTTCCCGATCACCCATGGCCCGATCTCCTCATCCATCCCCAGCCCTGTCCTCGACTGTTGATCATCGCCCACCTGGACACCGTGCCTCCGCGGGCTCACCCCCATCCTTACGAGGCCATCGAACGCGATGGCCGGATCTACGGGCTGGGGAGCGCCGATGTCAAAGGGGGGCTGGCCGCCCTGATGGCTGCCTTAGCGCTTCTGGGATCGGAACGCCTGGCCGGCTCGCCGGTCAGCATCGCCCTCACGGTGGATGAAGAAAACATGGGACGGGGGGCGGAAGCGCTGGCCCGGGCCTGCCGGCCGGAGGCGGTGCTGGCGATCGAACCCACCGATTTGACGATCCGCATCGCGGAGGCAGGGACCATGGAGCTCGAGCTGGAGATCCAGGGCCAACCCGCCCATGGCTCCGTAGTCGAGAAAGGCCGGAACGCGATCCGGGAAGCGCTGGAGATCCTGCGGGAGCTGGAATCCCTCCCCTCCATCCAGGCCCAGCACCCGTGGATCGGCCGCGGGGCCGTGACCCCCCTGTTCATCCACGGCGGCGAACGGGCGCTGGTGATCCCCGATCGCTGTGCGCTCCACCTGGACATCCGATGGCTCCCCGGCATCCCGCGGGAAACCCTTGTGGGGGAAATCGAATCCGTGCTCGCCCGCCATCCGGCATCCTGGCGCATCCTGGATCTCTCCCCTCCCTTTGAGACCCCTCCCGAGGCTCCGGCCGTTCAAATGCTCGCCGCCGCCTTGACCGAAGCCGGCCTCCCGGTCCGTTTCAGCGGGATGCCCAGTTGGACCGACGCCGAGCCCTTCGCCCGATATGGAGCCCAGGCGGTCGTCTTCGGGCCGGGCACCCTGGCCCTCGCCCACACGCCGGAGGAACACATCCCCCTTCTGGAACTCCTCCAGGCCGCCCGGGTGTTTTTCTCCCTGCTCCAGAGGGCAGTTGCCTGA